The Lathamus discolor isolate bLatDis1 unplaced genomic scaffold, bLatDis1.hap1 Scaffold_204, whole genome shotgun sequence sequence TTGGGATGGGATGAACCCCTCTGGATCCATTGGGATCCCCGTTGGGATGGGATGAACCCCTCTGGATTCATTGGGATCCCCATTGGGATGGGATGAACCCCTCTGGATTCATTGGGATCCCCATTGGGATGGGATGAACCCCCCTGGATTCATTGGGATCCCCATTGGGATGGGATGAGCCCCTCTGGATTCATTGGGATCCCCATTGGGATGGGATGAACCCCTCTGGATTCCATGGAACAGCCCAGGACTGCTTGGAatcccccatatccccccccccccccagattgGACCCACTCTGGGGCTCCACGCTCCCCCCTCAGCCCATGCCAGGACCCCCCCATCATCTCCCTATGGGGACCCCCAACCCTTGTGCCCCCCCCCAGGCTGTCACAGAGGGGTTCCTGCCCCCCCCAGGGGGTATTTGGGGGGGCCCCTGTGTGTGCCCATAGGACCCCCCAGGGGGTATTTGGGGGGGCCCCTGTGTGTGCCCATAGGCAATAAAGCCGGTTCCTCCCTTCCCGGTGTCAcctttgtgtgtgtgcccccccccagGGCCCCTTTAACCCCTGTGCGCCCCCCCCATTTACCCGCAGTGGTACCGGCCAGGGTGGGTGGGGCGGGGTGTATTTCCCGCGCTGGGCGATTGGCACCGCCCCTTTTGAGGAGTCGTCCAATCAGGgccggcccccccccccgccctaaGCTCTCTGGCCACGCCCCCCCTCGGCTCAGTTTGGCGCCAGCGTCGCCCGCTCGAGGTGGGGGGCGGGGCCCCCATGGGCGAGGGGGACCCCAATGGGGcctgagcccccccccccaaaggaCGCGGGACCCCCACAATGGGGcctgagccccccccccccccaaaggtCGCGGGACCCCCCCAACAGGGCCCAGGACCCCCCAGTGGGGCTTGAGGCCCCCCCCATAGCACTCGGGACCCCCCCAATAGGGCCCGGGACCCCCCCAATGGAGcctgagccccccccccccaaaggaCGTGGGACCCCCCCCAATAGGGCCCGGGACCCCCCAGTAGGGCTTGAGGCCCCCCCCATAGCCCTCGGGAGCCCCACAATGGGGCCTGGGACCCCCACAATGGGGCCTGAGGCCCCCCCCAAAGGATGTGGGACCCCCCAGTAGGGCCCGGGACCCCCCCAATGGGGCCTGAgaccctcccccctccccaatagggttgccccccccccccggagccATTTAAGCCCCCCCGGTtcttgttcccccccccccccccgcagatGTGGCCCCCGGGCTCGAGGTCGCCGGGCAGGAGCCGgtgaggggcggggggggggggggggggcatcaGTGTCGCCCTTTGGTGTCTGTGTCGCCCCCACTGTGACCCCTATTGGTATCGTCCCAtgtgtttccccccccccccccccccatgtcctCTTGGTATcgtcccgtgtgtgtgtgtgtcccccatGTCCCCTTTTGGTACCGtcctgtgtgtgtgtcccccccatATCCCCTTTGGTATCGTCCCATGTGTttcccccccatgtcccctttTGGTATCGTCCCAATGTGTGTCACCgccccccccatgtcccctatTAGTATCGTCCCATGTGttccccccccatatccccttTTGGTATCGTCCCCCCGTGTCCCCTTTGGTATCGTCCCATGTGTGTCACCCCCCCATCATGCCCCCTATTGGTATCGTCCCATGTCTGTGTCCTCCCCCGTGTCCCCTATTGGTATCGTCCCACATCTCCCCTCCACcactgtgtcccccccccacaATTGCCCCTTTTGGTATCGTCCTCCCCCCGTCccccccgtcccgtccccccccccattgTCCCTGTTTGGtatcgcccccccccccaagtgtCCCCCCTTTGGTGACCCCCCCATGTCCATGGTGCCCCCCCCGTAGAGCCCCCCCCCGGGACTGGcgctccctgctcccggagctGGTCCGGATGGTTCCATGGCCCCGCGGCACGGGGGGACCCCAAAGCGAGGTAcagggggggttgggggggggaaatgggggggggggggggcagcgccCCAATAACATCCctggaccccccccccccaggagcAAGTGCTGGAGAATGTGCTGGGATACATCCGGTACCTGCGGAGCAGCGTGAGCAGTGCGCGGGGGGGGGCAGGTAATGGGGACCCCCCCCTCCCTTCAATAGGGGACCCCCCCTCAATTGAGCCCCCCCTATTCAATTGGGGACCCCCCTCAATCGGGGACCACCCCTTCAATTGAGCCCCCCCTATTCGATTGGGGACCCCCCCCAATTGGGGACCCCCCTCTCAAATGGGGACCCCACTCTCCCAATTGGGGACACCCCATCAATTGGGGACTCCCTATTCAATTGGGGACCCCCTCAATTgagccccccccgccccccccgtATTCAACAGGGGACCCCCCTATTCAATTGAGCCCATTTCATTCAATTGGGGACCCCCCTCAATTGGGGACCACCCCCTTCAATTGAGCCCCCCCTATTCAATTGGGCCCCCCCCGTCAATTGAGGACCCCCGCTCTCAACTGGGGACTCCCTATGCAATTGGGGAACCCCCCTCAATTGAGCCCCCCCCATATTCAATTGGGGCCCCCCCTCAATTGGGGTCCCCCCTCAATTGGGGCCCCTTGCACCCCCCCAGGCCCCCCCATCGGTGACCCTGTGGACGTGGGACCAAGCGCTGGGGTCACACCAAGGTAGGTGACAATGGGGGGGGGGACCCacaaagaaagggggggggcaCCCCTAAagtgctgccccccccccccattccagCCCCCCCCATCAGAAGCTGGTGCCCTacgaggaagaggaggaggaggaggaggaggaagggccCCGGGGGGGACCCAGCCcccccctgtgccccccccagccctactgggaggagctgggcagggaagagGGGGTGTCGCTGTGTCCTCCCCCGCGCCAGGGGGCGCTGTTGGCTTCgccgccccccccggccccccccgggGATGTGATACGAGGTgggtatggggggggggggggggaggggggggcacgCACAGGACaatggggggggaggggggggcacgGCCCTGCTCAACTTCGACCCCCCCAGATCTGTTCCCAGAGGCCTTCATCGGAGCCCAGGTGAGGAGAGGGCCCCCAGTGCCCCACTGAGTGTGacccccccacaccccacaccccacacccccacaccccatatcccacaccccatatcccataccccatatcccataccccacatcccatatcccatatcccatatcccataccccatatcccataccccacaccccatatcccatatcccataccccatatcccatatcccatatcccataccccacaccccataccccataccccatatcccatatcccataccccatacacACCCCATATCCCCGTGCCCCCCCCCATTCTCCCCACAGGAGGCAGAGGCCGGTGGCAGCCCCGTGCCCCCCCCTCGGGGCAGGGGCCAAGGTGgtgccgcccccccccccaaagaagAAATGCGTGAACGGGTTCATCATGTTCTGTCACCTCAACAGGAGACCCTACCTCAGGTGGGGGCATGATGGGATGTGGGacatggggtgtggggtgtggggtgtggggtgtggggtatggggtatggggtatggggtatgggatatggggtatggggtgtggggtgtggggtatgggatatggggtatggggtatggggtatgggatatggggtatgggatatggggtatggggtatgggatatggggtatggggtgtggggtgtggggtatgggatatggggtatggggtatgggatatggggtgtggggtatggggtgtggggtatggggtatggggtgtggggtgtggggtatgggatatggggtatggggtatgggatatggggtatggggtgtggggtatgggatatggggtatggggtatggggtgtggggtatgggatatggggtatggggtatgggatacagggctatgggatacagggatatggggtatgggatatgggatacgGGATACGGGatatgggatacagggatatgggatgtgggatatggggtatgggtatgggatacagggatatGGGATATGTGACATGGGATATAGGGATATGGGATACGGGatatgggatacagggatatggggtatgggatatgggatatgggatgtggaatatggggtatgggatacagggatatggggtatgggatatgggatatgggatgtgggacatgggatatggggtatgggatacagggatatggggtatgAGCTATGGGATACGGGATATGGGATGTGgaatatggggtatgggatacagggatatggggta is a genomic window containing:
- the LOC136006459 gene encoding basic salivary proline-rich protein 2-like; the encoded protein is MWPPGSRSPGRSRAPPRDWRSLLPELVRMVPWPRGTGGPQSEEQVLENVLGYIRYLRSSVSSARGGAGPPIGDPVDVGPSAGVTPSPPHQKLVPYEEEEEEEEEEGPRGGPSPPLCPPQPYWEELGREEGVSLCPPPRQGALLASPPPPAPPGDVIRDLFPEAFIGAQEAEAGGSPVPPPRGRGQGGAAPPPKEEMRERVHHVLSPQQETLPQRSPGPRVHCGHAGAGAALAEPQPR